The Flavobacterium praedii genome window below encodes:
- a CDS encoding cation-translocating P-type ATPase, with protein sequence MTIANHSISGLNKIEVEKSRIKNGSNSIEHQKKNNILSSIIDMVKEPMFLLLITATSIYFFTSEFSNGIFMAVAIILVSTISLYQESKSRNAIEALHKLTQPKSKVIRENELIEIPSEEIVLGDYIQCEEGTFIPADGVIIQSNDFSVNESIITGESLAVFKSEKSENCQVFQGTIVNTGLAICKVTAIASQTQLGKIGKSLEDIVEEKTPLQLQISNFVTKMSLLGLIVFIIVWGINFYNSKLLLDSLLKALTLAMSIIPEEIPVAFTTFMALGAWRLMKMGIIVKQTKTVETLGSATVICTDKTGTITENKMSLAQWYLLEGDLLSDNYNADFNTNVNRKKSQLTSKEQELLSLSMWSSEPIPFDAMEIALHEAYTNMEIIDERPNFQMVHEYPLSGTPPMMTHIFENKKGEKIIAAKGAPEALIACSALSEKQINQISAAVQSMAEKGYRVLGVGVVNYSGSNYPKTQQEFSFDFKGLVAFYDPPKANIKEVFETFYKAGIQVKIVTGDNALTTATIANQIGFKNPEKTLNGDELMTMDDATLREKVMETNIFTRMFPEAKLKIIKALKENSQIVAMTGDGVNDGPALKSAHIGIAMGKKGTEIAKQAANLILIDDDFGKMTDAIAMGRKIYINLKKAIRYIISIHIPIILIVFIPLVLGWIYPNIFSPVHIIFLEIIMGPTCSIIYENEPMENNLMLQKPRPFTKTFFNLKEITISIIQGLIITLGLLFMYQYCVKWEYTENATRTYIFLTLIASNIFLTLANRSFYYSVLTTMKYKNNLVVMIIGLTLLITLSILFIPVFRAFFMFDNIKLLQTGLCISVAFISVFWIEIYKLYKRNKGIE encoded by the coding sequence ATGACAATAGCAAATCACTCAATTTCAGGATTAAACAAAATTGAAGTTGAAAAATCCAGAATTAAAAATGGTTCTAATTCTATTGAACACCAAAAGAAAAACAACATACTTTCTTCCATTATAGATATGGTCAAAGAACCAATGTTTCTTTTACTAATAACCGCTACTAGCATTTATTTTTTCACCTCCGAATTTAGCAACGGAATATTTATGGCAGTAGCAATCATACTAGTTTCTACCATTTCCCTCTACCAAGAATCTAAGAGTAGAAACGCCATCGAAGCTTTACACAAATTAACACAACCAAAAAGCAAAGTAATAAGGGAAAATGAACTCATAGAAATCCCTTCCGAAGAGATTGTTTTGGGAGATTATATTCAGTGTGAAGAAGGAACTTTTATTCCAGCTGATGGAGTTATAATCCAATCAAATGATTTTTCGGTTAATGAATCAATAATTACAGGAGAATCTTTAGCTGTTTTCAAAAGTGAAAAAAGTGAAAACTGTCAAGTTTTTCAAGGAACAATTGTCAATACAGGATTAGCAATCTGCAAAGTTACCGCAATAGCAAGCCAAACACAGTTAGGTAAGATTGGTAAAAGTTTAGAAGATATCGTTGAAGAAAAAACACCATTACAATTACAAATTTCAAATTTTGTTACCAAAATGTCTCTTTTGGGATTAATCGTATTTATAATTGTTTGGGGCATTAATTTTTACAATTCCAAACTCCTTCTAGACAGCCTTCTAAAAGCGCTAACCTTAGCCATGAGTATTATCCCCGAAGAAATTCCAGTTGCATTTACTACCTTCATGGCGCTTGGTGCTTGGCGATTAATGAAAATGGGGATTATTGTCAAACAAACTAAAACAGTAGAAACTTTGGGAAGTGCTACGGTAATATGCACAGACAAAACCGGGACTATTACCGAAAACAAAATGAGTCTTGCGCAATGGTATTTATTAGAAGGAGATTTATTAAGTGATAATTATAATGCCGATTTTAACACCAATGTAAACAGAAAAAAATCCCAATTAACTTCAAAAGAACAAGAATTATTAAGCCTATCTATGTGGTCCAGTGAGCCTATTCCTTTTGATGCAATGGAAATAGCGTTGCACGAAGCATATACCAATATGGAAATAATAGATGAACGCCCAAATTTTCAAATGGTACATGAATATCCGTTGAGTGGAACACCTCCTATGATGACCCATATTTTTGAAAACAAAAAAGGAGAAAAAATCATTGCCGCCAAAGGAGCTCCAGAAGCTTTAATCGCTTGTTCCGCTTTATCCGAAAAACAGATCAATCAAATTTCAGCTGCAGTGCAATCAATGGCCGAAAAAGGGTATCGTGTTTTAGGGGTAGGTGTTGTCAATTATTCAGGATCCAATTATCCAAAAACTCAGCAAGAATTTTCATTTGATTTTAAAGGTCTAGTTGCTTTTTATGATCCTCCAAAAGCCAATATAAAAGAGGTTTTCGAAACTTTTTACAAAGCTGGAATTCAGGTAAAAATTGTAACTGGTGATAATGCTTTAACTACAGCAACTATTGCCAACCAGATTGGATTTAAAAACCCAGAAAAAACCTTAAACGGTGATGAACTCATGACGATGGATGATGCCACTTTGAGAGAAAAAGTAATGGAAACTAACATTTTTACCAGAATGTTTCCCGAAGCCAAACTAAAAATTATAAAAGCATTAAAAGAAAATAGTCAAATTGTAGCGATGACCGGTGATGGTGTTAATGATGGCCCCGCTTTAAAATCAGCCCATATCGGTATTGCAATGGGTAAAAAAGGAACCGAAATAGCCAAACAAGCTGCAAACTTAATCTTAATAGATGATGATTTCGGAAAAATGACCGACGCAATTGCCATGGGTCGAAAAATTTACATCAATCTAAAAAAAGCCATTCGTTATATCATTTCTATTCATATTCCAATTATATTAATTGTCTTTATCCCATTAGTTTTGGGATGGATATATCCTAATATTTTTTCACCGGTACATATTATTTTTCTTGAAATCATAATGGGACCAACTTGCTCCATTATTTATGAAAATGAACCTATGGAAAACAATTTAATGTTACAAAAACCACGCCCTTTTACAAAAACATTTTTTAATTTAAAAGAAATAACAATCAGCATTATTCAAGGGCTAATCATCACCCTTGGCCTATTATTTATGTATCAATATTGTGTAAAATGGGAGTATACTGAAAATGCCACCAGAACCTATATTTTTCTAACATTGATTGCTTCTAATATTTTTCTAACATTAGCCAATCGTTCTTTTTACTATTCTGTATTAACCACAATGAAATATAAAAACAATTTGGTTGTAATGATTATCGGACTAACCCTATTAATCACATTATCAATACTATTCATTCCTGTTTTCAGGGCTTTTTTCATGTTTGATAACATCAAACTACTACAAACGGGATTGTGTATTTCTGTAGCATTTATAAGTGTATTTTGGATAGAAATTTATAAACTTTACAAAAGAAATAAAGGAATCGAATAA
- the guaB gene encoding IMP dehydrogenase, translating into MKAHISKIVGEGLTYDDVLLVPNYSNVLPREVSIQSKFSRNITLNVPIVSAAMDTVTESSMAIAMAQEGGIGVLHKNMTIEQQAAKVRKVKRAESGMIIDPVTLPMSSTVTDAKAVMKEYGIGGIPIVDENKILKGIVTNRDLRFEKNGSRPIVEVMTSQNLVTVAEGTSLEQAEVVLQGHKIEKLPVVNDKNELVGLITFRDITKLTQKPNANKDKFGRLRVAAALGVTADAVERATALVNAGVDAVIIDTAHGHTKGVVDVLKSVKAKFPNLDVIVGNIATPEAALYLVENGADGVKVGIGPGSICTTRIVAGVGFPQFSAVLEVAAAIKGSGVPVIADGGIRYTGDIPKAIAAGADCVMLGSLLAGTMESPGETIIFEGRKFKSYRGMGSVEAMQEGSKDRYFQDVEDDVKKLVPEGIVGRVPYKGELNESMQQFIGGLRAGMGYCGSKDIATLQDTGRFVRITASGINESHPHNVTITKEAPNYSR; encoded by the coding sequence ATGAAAGCACATATCTCCAAGATTGTCGGTGAAGGTTTAACCTACGATGATGTATTATTAGTTCCCAATTACTCAAATGTTCTTCCGCGCGAAGTGAGTATTCAATCCAAATTTTCAAGAAATATCACATTAAATGTTCCTATTGTATCTGCTGCTATGGATACCGTTACCGAAAGTTCGATGGCAATTGCCATGGCACAAGAAGGAGGGATAGGTGTTTTGCATAAAAACATGACCATCGAACAACAAGCGGCCAAAGTTCGTAAAGTTAAACGTGCCGAGTCTGGTATGATTATCGATCCCGTGACTTTGCCAATGTCTTCAACTGTTACAGATGCTAAAGCTGTTATGAAAGAATACGGTATTGGTGGTATTCCAATTGTGGATGAGAATAAAATTCTAAAAGGAATTGTTACCAATAGAGATTTGCGTTTTGAAAAAAATGGGTCAAGACCTATTGTTGAAGTTATGACAAGTCAAAATCTGGTAACCGTTGCCGAAGGAACTTCATTAGAACAAGCTGAGGTAGTTTTACAAGGACATAAAATTGAAAAATTACCTGTTGTAAATGATAAAAACGAGTTGGTTGGTTTAATTACTTTTAGAGATATTACCAAATTAACTCAAAAGCCAAATGCGAATAAAGATAAGTTTGGTCGTTTGCGAGTAGCGGCTGCCCTAGGTGTTACTGCTGATGCTGTTGAAAGAGCTACTGCTTTGGTCAATGCAGGAGTTGATGCGGTAATTATTGATACTGCTCACGGACATACAAAAGGAGTGGTAGATGTTTTAAAATCAGTAAAAGCGAAATTTCCTAATTTAGATGTAATTGTTGGAAATATTGCAACTCCAGAAGCTGCTTTGTATTTAGTAGAAAATGGTGCAGATGGTGTAAAAGTTGGAATAGGACCTGGTTCTATTTGTACTACAAGAATTGTTGCAGGTGTTGGTTTTCCTCAGTTTTCTGCAGTTCTTGAAGTAGCCGCTGCTATAAAAGGTAGTGGAGTTCCTGTAATTGCAGATGGTGGTATTAGATATACTGGAGATATTCCTAAAGCGATTGCTGCTGGAGCTGATTGTGTAATGTTAGGTTCGTTGTTAGCCGGTACCATGGAATCTCCAGGAGAAACTATTATATTCGAAGGAAGAAAATTCAAATCATACAGAGGAATGGGTTCTGTTGAAGCGATGCAAGAGGGTTCAAAAGACCGTTATTTCCAAGATGTAGAAGATGATGTTAAAAAATTAGTTCCAGAAGGAATCGTAGGACGTGTACCATATAAAGGAGAGTTGAACGAAAGTATGCAACAATTTATTGGTGGTCTTCGTGCAGGAATGGGATATTGCGGTTCCAAAGATATTGCAACATTGCAGGATACGGGTCGTTTTGTTCGTATTACGGCAAGCGGAATCAACGAAAGTCATCCGCATAACGTGACTATTACAAAAGAAGCTCCGAATTATTCGAGATAA
- a CDS encoding cation:proton antiporter, with translation MSILTEAPTTASHLEPLISDLGLILMTAAVAVLIFKKLKQPLVLGYLIAGFLAGNHFDFFPSVKEIKSVEVWAEIGVIFLLFSLGLEFSFKKLMKVGGTATITAGTQIISMCILGYAVGQWMGWPKMDSIFLGVILSISSTTIILKSFEELGVKTQKFAGNVIGALIVQDILAILLMVLLSTVAVSNQFSGSDLIQSVFKLLFFLVIWFLGGIFIVPTLLKKTKHLLSDEMLLIISLALCLMMVILASNVGFSPALGAFIMGSIIAETTQAEHIEHLVKPVKDLFGAVFFVSVGMLIDPDALFQHALPVLILSFVTIFGQSISSTFGAILSGQPLKDSIRTGMSLSQIGEFSFIIATLGMTLKATGSFLYPIVVAVSAITVFTTPFMIKYSLLFSEYLAHHLPRKWTKRIERYSASTQAIKTVSLWQSVINAYIIQVTILVVIILAVILLSTRYLLPIVHDYHFGNAIGALITLGIVSPFLWALAFRRVAIDEVEHLMLDRKSRGPLTMLFFIRILLSIFFIGLLLNIFFSPIIGLITLVISIVIYLIFQKKLHIQYHKIENHFLANLNDRELSKAKRSRSDLTPWDGHMAVFDIAAESNIAGETLKKLQIRESLGINVVSIKRGEVMIHIPDANERIFPGDEVCVIGTDAQVQEFKKYLDQHEIDVSPGITEPDIVLRQIELKNHEFHGKSIKESKLREKTQGLIVGIEKRGNRTLNPESNVILEKDDILWIVGNKKLLADLVHD, from the coding sequence ATGAGTATATTAACTGAAGCACCTACAACTGCAAGCCACTTGGAACCATTAATCAGTGATTTGGGATTAATCCTTATGACTGCCGCTGTTGCCGTTTTAATATTTAAAAAACTGAAGCAACCCTTGGTTTTGGGTTATTTGATAGCGGGATTTCTAGCAGGCAACCATTTTGATTTTTTCCCTTCGGTCAAAGAGATTAAAAGTGTAGAAGTATGGGCTGAAATTGGTGTCATCTTTTTATTGTTTAGTTTAGGATTAGAATTTAGTTTCAAAAAATTAATGAAAGTAGGTGGTACCGCTACTATAACCGCCGGAACTCAAATTATAAGCATGTGTATTTTGGGTTATGCCGTTGGGCAATGGATGGGTTGGCCTAAAATGGACAGTATTTTTCTAGGAGTTATCCTGTCCATCTCTTCGACCACAATTATTTTAAAATCATTTGAAGAACTTGGGGTAAAAACTCAAAAATTTGCCGGAAATGTTATTGGAGCATTAATCGTCCAAGACATCCTCGCCATTCTATTGATGGTTTTATTGTCAACTGTTGCTGTAAGTAACCAATTCTCCGGAAGTGATCTCATTCAATCCGTATTCAAACTTTTGTTCTTTTTGGTAATTTGGTTTTTGGGAGGGATTTTTATTGTACCTACATTACTAAAAAAAACAAAACATCTATTATCCGATGAAATGCTATTAATCATATCATTGGCATTGTGCTTAATGATGGTGATTTTGGCCTCTAATGTTGGTTTTTCTCCTGCTCTTGGCGCATTTATTATGGGCTCAATTATTGCCGAAACGACACAAGCCGAACATATTGAACATCTGGTAAAACCCGTAAAAGATTTATTTGGGGCAGTATTTTTTGTATCGGTCGGCATGTTAATCGATCCAGATGCATTATTTCAACATGCTTTACCCGTTTTAATACTTTCATTCGTCACTATTTTTGGACAATCTATCAGTTCAACTTTTGGTGCAATATTATCAGGACAACCTTTGAAAGATTCGATCCGAACAGGAATGAGTTTGTCGCAAATAGGTGAATTCTCTTTTATCATAGCTACATTAGGAATGACTTTGAAAGCAACAGGCTCATTTTTATACCCAATTGTGGTTGCCGTTTCTGCCATTACGGTTTTTACGACTCCCTTTATGATAAAATATTCGCTCCTTTTCTCCGAATATTTAGCACATCACTTACCTCGAAAATGGACGAAACGTATCGAACGCTATTCAGCGAGCACTCAAGCAATAAAAACTGTAAGTTTATGGCAATCCGTAATTAATGCTTATATCATTCAGGTGACAATACTTGTAGTAATTATATTGGCAGTTATTTTACTTTCTACCCGATATCTATTGCCAATCGTTCACGACTATCATTTTGGCAATGCTATAGGCGCACTAATAACACTAGGTATTGTTTCTCCATTTTTATGGGCACTTGCATTTAGAAGAGTCGCAATTGACGAAGTAGAACACTTAATGCTAGATCGAAAATCAAGAGGCCCATTAACAATGCTTTTTTTCATTCGAATTCTATTGTCTATATTTTTCATTGGATTGTTATTGAATATCTTTTTCTCACCGATAATAGGACTTATCACTTTAGTCATTTCAATAGTGATTTATTTGATTTTTCAAAAGAAACTCCATATTCAATACCATAAAATTGAGAACCATTTTCTTGCTAACTTAAACGATAGAGAGTTAAGCAAAGCCAAAAGAAGCCGAAGTGATTTGACGCCTTGGGATGGACACATGGCAGTTTTTGATATTGCGGCAGAATCGAATATTGCCGGCGAAACTTTAAAAAAATTACAAATTAGAGAGTCCTTAGGCATTAATGTGGTTTCTATAAAAAGAGGAGAAGTTATGATACATATTCCTGATGCAAATGAACGTATTTTTCCTGGCGATGAAGTTTGCGTTATCGGAACAGATGCTCAAGTGCAAGAATTTAAAAAATATTTAGATCAACATGAAATCGATGTTTCTCCTGGAATTACAGAACCTGATATTGTTTTAAGACAGATCGAATTAAAAAACCATGAATTCCACGGCAAGAGCATTAAAGAATCTAAACTACGCGAAAAAACACAAGGTTTGATTGTTGGAATTGAAAAAAGAGGAAACCGTACCCTAAATCCCGAATCAAATGTGATTTTAGAAAAAGACGATATTCTATGGATTGTAGGCAATAAAAAACTACTGGCGGATTTGGTTCATGATTAA
- the purB gene encoding adenylosuccinate lyase, with protein sequence MTTLNELNAISPIDGRYRNKTMSLAPFFSEEALIKYRVLVEIEYFIALCEVPLPQLKNVNPNLFESLRAIYKNFSTEDALWIKETEKVTNHDVKAVEYFIKDAFEKLGLSEYKEFIHFGLTSQDINNTAIPLSTKEAFEKVYMPSLISLTSKLKELSQEWADIPMLARTHGQPASPTRLGKEIAVFVERLEEQMRLLFNIPFAAKFGGATGNYNAHHVAYPQIDWKQFGRQFVEDNLGLHHSFPTTQIEHYDHFAAFFDALKRINTIIIDLDRDIWTYVSMEYFKQKIKAGEIGSSAMPHKVNPIDFENSEGNLGIANAIFEHLSAKLPLSRLQRDLTDSTVLRNIGVPMGHTLIAFEATLKGLNKLLLNESKFHEDLEKNWAVVAEAIQTILRREAYPNPYEALKGLTRTNEAIDKKAIHGFIATLEVSDAIKAELMQITPSNFLGI encoded by the coding sequence ATGACTACTTTAAACGAATTGAATGCTATATCACCTATCGATGGTCGCTATAGAAATAAGACAATGTCTCTTGCTCCTTTTTTCTCTGAAGAAGCCTTAATCAAATACCGTGTATTAGTTGAAATCGAATATTTCATTGCATTATGCGAAGTGCCTTTGCCACAACTAAAAAATGTCAACCCTAACTTATTTGAAAGTTTACGTGCTATCTATAAAAACTTTTCTACCGAAGATGCTCTTTGGATAAAAGAAACTGAAAAAGTAACCAATCACGACGTAAAAGCGGTTGAGTATTTCATCAAAGACGCTTTTGAGAAACTAGGTTTATCTGAATACAAAGAATTCATTCATTTTGGTTTAACATCTCAAGATATAAATAATACAGCAATTCCACTTTCTACAAAAGAGGCTTTTGAAAAAGTATATATGCCATCGCTGATTTCTTTAACTTCAAAATTAAAAGAATTAAGCCAAGAATGGGCAGACATCCCAATGCTAGCACGCACACACGGGCAGCCGGCTTCGCCTACTCGTTTAGGTAAAGAAATTGCCGTTTTTGTAGAACGACTAGAAGAGCAAATGCGCTTGTTATTCAATATTCCATTTGCAGCTAAATTTGGTGGAGCAACCGGAAATTACAATGCACATCATGTGGCTTATCCTCAAATTGACTGGAAACAATTTGGACGTCAATTCGTTGAAGACAACTTAGGATTACACCATTCGTTCCCAACAACACAAATTGAACATTACGACCATTTTGCTGCTTTTTTTGATGCATTAAAGAGAATTAATACTATCATAATTGATTTGGACCGAGACATTTGGACGTATGTTTCTATGGAATATTTTAAACAAAAAATAAAAGCGGGAGAGATTGGTTCATCTGCAATGCCTCACAAAGTAAATCCAATTGATTTTGAAAATTCTGAAGGAAACTTAGGAATAGCCAATGCTATTTTTGAACATCTATCGGCTAAATTACCATTATCTAGACTTCAACGTGATTTGACAGACAGTACCGTTTTGAGAAACATTGGTGTACCTATGGGGCATACTTTGATTGCTTTTGAAGCAACTTTGAAAGGTTTGAATAAATTATTACTCAACGAATCCAAGTTTCACGAAGATTTAGAAAAAAACTGGGCCGTTGTAGCCGAAGCCATTCAAACAATCTTACGACGCGAAGCCTACCCGAATCCTTATGAAGCGTTGAAAGGTTTAACAAGAACAAACGAAGCTATTGACAAAAAAGCAATTCACGGATTTATAGCTACACTTGAAGTTTCGGATGCAATAAAAGCCGAATTGATGCAAATCACTCCAAGTAATTTCTTAGGAATTTAA
- a CDS encoding MerR family transcriptional regulator gives MNNVKNIFSIKDLENLSGVKAHTIRIWEKRYNVLQPMRTDTNIRLYSLPSLQKLLNITLLHDYGYKISKISTFPEDKIPELVRGIISNKNSKSHAITAFKMAMMNFDQELFSNTYNWLMEEKSFKEVFNQVFIPLMEEVGLLWQTGTITPAHEHFLSCLIIKKTLLNTEKIEGLIPVNQAKVFVLSLPLNEIHELGLMYLHYEIVLKGYKVIYLGENMPIDNLKELKKHFNSIIFVSYLTIQPERVAVDEFVATMTEELLDDSTQIWLIGRMTEYINRSAISNDVKIFNSIPDLVEKI, from the coding sequence ATGAACAATGTAAAAAATATTTTCAGCATTAAAGATCTAGAAAATCTTTCTGGGGTGAAAGCGCATACCATTCGGATTTGGGAAAAAAGATACAATGTATTGCAGCCAATGCGAACAGATACCAATATACGTTTGTATTCTTTGCCTAGCTTGCAAAAACTTTTGAATATAACGTTGTTGCATGATTATGGATATAAAATATCCAAAATATCTACCTTTCCTGAAGATAAAATACCGGAATTGGTTCGCGGTATAATTTCTAATAAAAACTCTAAAAGTCATGCAATTACTGCCTTTAAAATGGCAATGATGAATTTTGATCAAGAACTTTTTTCAAATACTTACAATTGGTTGATGGAAGAAAAATCTTTTAAAGAGGTATTCAATCAAGTCTTTATTCCTTTGATGGAAGAGGTTGGATTATTGTGGCAAACAGGTACAATTACTCCAGCTCACGAACATTTTCTTAGCTGTTTGATCATAAAAAAAACACTTTTAAATACTGAAAAAATTGAAGGTTTAATTCCTGTTAATCAAGCCAAAGTATTTGTTTTGTCATTGCCGCTCAATGAGATTCATGAATTGGGTTTGATGTATTTGCATTATGAAATTGTACTCAAAGGCTATAAGGTTATCTATTTAGGTGAGAATATGCCAATTGATAATTTGAAAGAATTGAAAAAGCATTTTAATTCCATAATTTTTGTATCTTATCTGACGATTCAGCCTGAAAGAGTGGCTGTTGATGAGTTTGTTGCCACAATGACTGAAGAGCTGTTGGATGATTCAACGCAAATTTGGTTGATTGGTAGGATGACGGAATATATCAACCGCAGTGCCATATCAAATGATGTGAAAATTTTCAATTCGATTCCTGATTTAGTCGAAAAGATTTAA
- a CDS encoding phytoene desaturase family protein yields MKKTISIIGSGFSAMAAACYLAKSGHKVTVFEKNASIGGRARQLKADGFTFDMGPSWYWMPDVFERFFADFGKKTTDYYELVKLSPAYRVYYGVDDFIAIADNLPQIVADFEAIEEGSGQVLKDFMAEAKSNYDIAIKELVYRPGVSPLELVTVETAKKIGQFFSNISKDVRSKFKNERLIHILEFPVLFLGAKPSDTPSFYSFMNYADFGLGTWHPKTGMFDLVRAMENLALELGVIFETSANIEKIDVENKMARSIVVNGKKIPSDIILSGADYHHTETLLDQEHRMYSEDYWDSRVFAPSSLLFYVGFNKKIKNISHHALFFDVDFEQHAKDIYDEPQWPKEPLFYANFPSITDTTAAPEGMESGFFLVPLAPGIVDNEDLRNQYFDKIMERFELLTQQEIKNSIIFKQSFCKNDFVSEYNSYKGNAYGMANTLLQTAFLRPKLKSKKVKNLYFTGQLTVPGPGVPPALISGKLVSELIDKQLLKQ; encoded by the coding sequence ATGAAAAAAACAATTTCTATAATAGGTTCCGGATTTTCGGCAATGGCTGCCGCTTGCTATTTGGCAAAAAGTGGACATAAAGTAACGGTGTTTGAAAAAAATGCTTCAATAGGAGGTAGAGCTAGGCAATTGAAAGCCGATGGTTTTACTTTTGATATGGGGCCTAGTTGGTATTGGATGCCCGATGTTTTTGAGCGTTTTTTTGCTGATTTTGGCAAAAAAACAACAGATTATTATGAGCTTGTAAAACTTTCACCAGCATACAGGGTGTATTATGGAGTTGATGATTTTATTGCAATTGCAGATAATTTGCCTCAAATCGTTGCTGACTTTGAAGCTATCGAAGAAGGAAGTGGTCAAGTCTTAAAAGATTTTATGGCAGAGGCCAAAAGCAATTATGATATTGCAATTAAAGAGTTGGTATATCGTCCTGGCGTTTCTCCATTAGAATTAGTAACGGTTGAAACGGCCAAAAAGATAGGTCAGTTTTTTAGTAACATTAGTAAAGATGTTCGAAGCAAATTCAAAAACGAACGGCTCATTCATATACTTGAGTTTCCTGTATTGTTTTTGGGTGCAAAACCTTCAGATACACCTTCGTTTTATAGTTTTATGAACTATGCCGATTTTGGCCTTGGTACATGGCATCCAAAAACAGGGATGTTTGATCTTGTTCGAGCTATGGAAAATTTGGCCTTAGAACTAGGAGTGATTTTTGAAACCAGTGCCAATATTGAAAAAATTGATGTAGAAAATAAAATGGCGCGTTCAATAGTGGTTAATGGAAAAAAAATACCATCTGATATTATTTTAAGTGGAGCCGATTACCATCATACCGAAACGTTATTGGATCAAGAGCATAGAATGTATTCTGAAGACTATTGGGATAGCAGAGTTTTTGCTCCATCTTCCTTGCTGTTTTATGTAGGTTTCAACAAAAAAATAAAAAACATTTCGCACCATGCTTTGTTTTTTGATGTCGATTTTGAACAGCATGCAAAAGATATTTATGATGAACCGCAATGGCCAAAAGAACCTTTGTTTTATGCCAATTTCCCATCAATTACAGATACAACAGCAGCTCCTGAAGGTATGGAATCTGGGTTTTTCTTAGTTCCATTAGCGCCTGGAATTGTTGATAATGAGGACTTAAGAAATCAGTATTTTGATAAAATAATGGAGCGTTTCGAACTGTTAACACAACAAGAAATTAAAAATAGTATTATATTTAAACAATCATTTTGCAAAAATGATTTTGTTTCAGAATATAATTCTTACAAAGGAAATGCGTATGGAATGGCAAATACGCTGCTGCAAACCGCTTTTTTGAGGCCAAAATTGAAAAGTAAAAAAGTAAAAAATTTATATTTTACAGGACAATTAACTGTTCCAGGACCGGGTGTTCCTCCAGCATTAATTTCGGGAAAATTAGTGTCTGAATTAATTGATAAACAACTTTTAAAGCAATAG
- a CDS encoding phytoene/squalene synthase family protein — protein sequence MKQLFDDVSFKCSKLVTKNYSTSFSMAVYMLAPSIRDAIYSIYGFVRFADEIVDSFHGYDKENLIIDFETEYYKSMKYGISLNPILNSFQQTVKEYNITDDMVQSFLKSMKLDLFKSDYQNKEEYNEYIYGSADVVGLMCLKVFVKGDETKYNQLKDQAMRLGSAFQKVNFLRDLKDDNLLLNRNYFPGVDLKSFDENSKKAIIKEIEEDFEEAFQGIIKLPLEAKFGVYTAYVYYKKLLKKLAHTPCHEIGNTRIRVSNYSKAGLLAQSFVSYKLKLV from the coding sequence ATGAAGCAATTATTTGATGATGTGTCTTTCAAGTGCAGTAAATTGGTAACCAAAAATTACAGCACTTCTTTTTCTATGGCGGTTTATATGTTGGCGCCCAGCATTCGGGATGCCATTTACAGCATCTATGGTTTTGTGCGTTTTGCCGATGAAATAGTAGATTCTTTTCATGGGTATGACAAAGAAAATCTAATCATTGATTTTGAAACCGAATATTATAAGTCAATGAAATATGGAATCAGTTTGAATCCAATTTTGAATTCCTTTCAACAGACTGTTAAAGAATACAATATTACCGATGACATGGTACAATCATTTCTCAAAAGCATGAAACTCGATTTATTCAAATCCGATTATCAAAACAAAGAGGAATACAACGAATACATTTATGGTTCTGCCGATGTTGTTGGTTTAATGTGTCTCAAAGTCTTTGTCAAAGGAGATGAAACTAAATACAATCAGCTAAAAGACCAAGCCATGCGATTGGGTTCTGCTTTTCAAAAAGTAAATTTTCTTCGGGATTTGAAGGATGATAATTTGTTATTGAACCGAAATTATTTCCCGGGAGTCGATTTGAAATCCTTTGATGAAAATTCCAAAAAAGCAATCATTAAGGAAATTGAAGAAGATTTTGAAGAAGCTTTTCAAGGCATCATAAAATTACCTTTGGAAGCCAAGTTTGGAGTGTACACTGCCTATGTGTATTACAAAAAACTGCTCAAAAAATTAGCACACACTCCTTGTCACGAAATAGGGAATACTAGAATTCGGGTTTCTAATTATTCAAAAGCAGGATTATTGGCACAATCGTTTGTATCCTACAAGTTGAAATTGGTATAA